The sequence below is a genomic window from Monodelphis domestica isolate mMonDom1 chromosome 2, mMonDom1.pri, whole genome shotgun sequence.
CTTCCCTCTCCCCACATGTactcatcttccttttcttttatctgaCACTTTTGAAGTGTTTATCCACAGTTATATGCCAGATAGAGAGGATGGGAAAATCCTAGTTCTCTTTATCTTCAAACTCCAacccccttttctccctccacAATTCCTTCTAGCAGATCCTGTAAGGACTAGATTGCTTCTGCTCTTGACCAGGGTCCCTTTTCTATGGTAGGCCTGGGTGGAAAAGGGAAACGTCTGAAGCACTGGGCTCCTTAAAGGGTGGGTATTGTTGTATTTTAGGATCATGGACTTAGAGAGGGAAGGGACCTTCTAAGTCATCTAgcctaactccttcattttatagaagtcctttggaaattttaaggAATTTTGGGTTTGTTTACTTTTCATCAAGCACTTGCCAGATCCAAGTTTCTAACCCTGGCTTTGTGATTCCAAACTCATTCTGCCTCTAATCTACCACCTTCTTTTAGTTCTTTTCCCTTGGTTCTGACCTCCTAATTTCTGCTTTACAGCCAAGTTCTTCAGGCTCAAGGGAGAAATTGAGGTCACTGTGTTCTTCACTAGGAACCCTGAGTACTTAccacccttcctccctctttccaccTGCTACTATCTTCATCTTCACAGGGAACTTTACTCCATCCTCCCCAGAGATTCCCTCTTCAgggtttccctccctccccacaccaTGATAACACAGTAGACTTCTTTTTCCTTCACTGTTCTTCATTCTGCCTTTTTGACTTGAAAGCTAgaatctcatttttcttccttccctcaacTCTTTCTGAACTGGgagaaattatttcttcttccttcccaagcTTATCCATCTTAGTACTTCCTCTATATAGGAGAGATGCCCTGTATCCCCTCATTCCAGTGAACTCTATTTTGGGGGGCCTAAAACAGGGATGAATCTGAGGTGGGGTTCAGGGAACAGTTCTAGCAAAAGAGAAGTGCTGGCAGCCCTGCTGTTGACCACATCCTGTCTCTCTTTTGCCCCTCCACGCCCAGGCTGggcttcttttccccttcctaccTTAGGGTCCTTACCCACAACCCCATATCAGCCTGTCTGTGGACTCCTCCCCACCAAGGTGGTGATGAATGCCAATAGGAGTCCTAGATATTTCCAGAAATGTATTTTCATATGATATAAAGTTCTCTATAGGTTGGAGAAAACCTAAAGCAGAACCTTCTGAGGCTTTTCTCCTCTGCCTGGCCTGTGAAATTTTCAGGCAGTTGGTGCTGGAATAGGAGAGATTGTTTTCCATTTCACTTCCTATCATGAGGCCAGTCTCCTTGGGGAAAGTTTTTCTTGGGGGCCAGTTCCCCCCACCTTGGGAAAACTCTTCCTACAGCACTGGAGAATAGGGGTGGGATATAATCCTAAGATTTATCCAAGCTTTCTACTCTACATCCTGTAGTACCTACTTCTGTAGGTTGACCAGTAGGGAAAAAACCAGTAGGGTTTCTAGGATTTTTGGGAAGGAAAGAGGCAGTGTCCGGTTTAGGTGAATTATTTATCTACTTGAGGTAGGCAGACTTAAGTACTGCTGGGTCTCTCCTCCCACTGTTCCATACTGGGAAGTTGGGGGagaaagattattttacagaAGGCTGAGCTTCACACAGCAGGGTCAGGTGGAGAGGAAGTGAAACTGGTTATGCAATCTGGCCCAAGGAGGAGGGCCTGAGTGGGGAATGGGGGTTGTTGGGGAGCAGCCAAATGGTAGCTCCTCTGGGCAAACAGCCATCTGGGGCCAGTCTGGAGGGAATTGGTTTAGAGGAAGGGtgctttttttggtttgtttgtttgttttttaaacccttactttctgtcttatgccagatttagtcttagaatcaacattaattATTGGTTTGACTCCCTAAGGCAGAAGgactaggcagttagggttatgatttgcccagggacagaCAGGTAAGGAAgaatctgagcccagatttgaacccaggttctcccatttTTAGGCCTGACTTTCCATCTTctaagacacctagctgccccaagaggaaggttttttaaaataccttCATCTCAAGCTCATCACTACTTAGAGAAGGGTTTGTCTTTCAACCTGATCAGTTGGACCCAGGACATAGGGAATCTTGTTTTCCCCAAGACAGGCTTATCCAGCTCAGGATGAGGTGAAGAATATGTAGGGAGATGGGGAACTCTTCCTTTTCCCTATTTCAGGCTCTTCCTATGTTCTTTCTGCCCACACCCTCAACATGTTCTGTGTTTGCCTTTGTTCTCTCTCATCCTCTTGCCTTTATGGAGCCTAAGCCATGTTATCCTTAAGGGGCTACCCCTCTATCATAGTAGGAAATGGGGATGCCTATGCACCAGCTCTGGGTAAGGCAGGGACTCTGTCATATAGAGACTGAGCTTTCCCATAGCTGTCCCATACTCTACCTGATCCCTAGACCTATCCAGGAACCGGTTCCCTGAGGTGCCAGAGGCAGCATGCCAGCTGATGTCCCTAGAGGGTCTGAGCCTCTATCACAACTGTCTTCGGTGCCTGAACCCAGCGCTGGGGAACCTCACAGCCCTTACTTACCTCAACCTAAGGTACAGTGGTTGGAGGAGTGGGGAAGTTTCAGCATTAGAAGTGAAGGGGAATGAGGATATCTTTCCCCACTCTTGAGTTACATGTATGGATGTTAAACCCTGGGATTGAACCTGGACTGTCAAACTTTACAGAATCTTCTAAGGAGGGAGGTGTTCTCTGGGCCATCTAGGTCTGAACTGTGAAcctacttttttttccctcccactACAGCCGGAACCAACTGTTGTCGCTGCCCCCCTATATCTGCCAGCTGCCCCTTCGTGTGCTCATTGTCAGCAACAACAAACTGGGAGCTCTGCCTCCTGACATTGGGGCCTTGGGAAGCCTAAGACAGCTTGTGAGAATGGGACAGCTAAGGAATGGGAAGAACCTTGGGTTCTTTGGAGGGAAAGTTGAGGAGAAACAATTGCTGGGAGTGGGTTGAATGGGGAGGGATGGGGACACACAGGTGATGATGCCAAAGAATTAAATCAATGGGGGTTAGAGGGATTCATGGCCTGACCCTTGTCTAAAGCCCCAACTTCCTCCCTAACTTCAGGATGTAAGCAGCAATGAGCTTCAGTCCCTTCCCCTCCAGTTGGGTAACCTCCACTCCTTGAGGGACCTTAATGTTCGGAGAAACCAGCTCAGCACTCTGCCTGATGGTGAGGGAGGTCAGGGCCTGGGTGGGGAATCCTTAGTGATCTTCAGGAAGCCTCCCACCACCCCCTTCTCTCAAATTAAGCAGTCATTTAACATGTATGGTCCCTGCCTTCATAGATCTAATTGAAGAAGCCAGATTAATAGATATGAGAGACAGCAAAAAATACAAGCCAGTTTGTAAGTTAAATGCTAAATTGTGTGCTTCTGATTATAAGTACACTAGGagattagagaaaggagagaccaGTATGGGCTAGAAGAGCcagggaaagcttcatggaagaggtgaaACTTGACTTGAGTCTTGAAGGGTAGTAGGATTTGAATGGAGGAGAGCATTCCAAGTGAGGGTAACATGATAGAAGGCACAGGCAGGAATGAACATAGTGTGTGGACCAGTAGAGAGGAGACCAGCTTGTCAGGAATGGAAGgtgtgtggggtgggggagcAGTGAGAAATAGGGTTGGATAGGTAAGGGTGGCACTGACCCTCCATTCCACCATCCAACCCAAAATCATTATTTGCTCTCCAGAACTGGGAGACCTTCCTCTTGTTCGTTTGGACTTCTCCTGTAATCATGTGTCTCGAATCCCAAGCTCTTTCCGCCGCCTCAGGCACCTCCAGGTCATTCTGCTAGATAGCAACCCCCTTCAGAGCCCTCCTGCACAGGTGAGGTACCCTGGATCTGGAAGGGCAGATGGGCAGGATTCAGTATATCTTTAGAGCCATTTTCCAAAGTTGGGAAGAAGTGAGGCCTGAGGAGGAATACCCCTTGTGGTTCtccaaattttcccattttttctcctgactctcagaTCTGCCTGAAGGGAAAGCTTCATATCTTCAAGTATCTTTCTTCAGAGGCTGGAGAACGGGGAGTCTCTGGATTTGGGGACCTGCCACCCTCTCACCCATCAGGTTTCAGTCCCTGGTGAGTCACAGGTTATGGAGGAGTTACCTAGTTAATGAGATCCCGTTATAGCTTTATGGACCACAGTATTCAAGGTAGTTTGAGATTGGGCTCTTTCTCAAATAATGGAGAATTTAAGGATATGGATGTGGTGGTGGGTCGGGGTTGCCATTGGGGAGGTAGAGATGTTAGGACTATCTTGTTGACATTTGACCATGCCTTCCTCCAATTCTAGCCCTGTGGAGGATTTGTTCCCTGGTCGCCGGTATGATGGTGGGCTGGACTCTGGTTTCCACAGTGTTGACAGTGGAAGTAAGAGGTGGTCTGGAAATGAGGTAGGGGCCTTCCCAAGTTGGACATTTCTTTCCCAGTCCTATGAGAGAACCTCTAGGAAAGAAGTGTCTTCTTTCCAGACAAAGAAATCCACTGCCCCTACTATACCAGAAAAATAGGACATGGGGATGTGGTCAAGGAGCTTTATCTTTGAAGGGGCTTTTTTAATTGGATCCAAGGGGCTGCCCACTTCCCATTGAAGGGATTGAGAGTACCATCAGGAGGGTGTGGCACCCTATTCTCTccccaacctctctctctctcctcctactcTCTCATCACATGCTGTCTAATTGTGATGTTGGGAATTGGTCTCAGAGGCCTCATTCTCCCTCTCCATAGCTGACAGATGAATTTTCGGAACTATCTTTCCGTATCTCAGAATTGACCCAAGAACCTCGGGGGCCTAGGGAACAGAGAGAGGATCGAAATGGTGAGTGGGGCTGGGGTGGCAGAGAATGGAGAAAAGATGGGCTATTATTAGTGATTCTGGAATGGGGAAGGTGGAGTTGGAGGCTTAGATGTTTCCATGACTTTCTCTTGGCCTCCTCAGGTGATGGGGACCCTGAACAAATTGACTTCATAGACAGCAGTGTACCTGGGGAGGAAGAGGACAGAGATGCTGTTGAGGTGAGGATGACCTAGCTTCCATAATGCTCGGGGAGATGGGAGGACTAGATGGACCCTTGAGGAAAATGTAACATAACAAGGGGTGGATATGGGTATGACCATGTGAAATCTTTCAGCATGACTGTTGTGTGCCTTCTTTTCCCAATCCTGTACTCTGTGTAGGAGCAGCAGCCAGAAGAGCACAAGACCTCAGAAATAGTAGAAAGACCCCCTAGTGCCAGGTATTACTGTCTCAGTTCCATTATCAGCCCACTGCCCTATTATCACCCCATTCCATGTTGTGAGTCACTTCATTCTATCCCATTggtaccttttttcttttcctttgaatttgATGGATACCTTTTATCCTTAGTTCTCTCTCCCTTTGAACCCCATAGATGGATGCCCAATTATTGACTTCCCTGTGACCTTTCAGGTTGGTGGAGCCAGCAGGGGAAGAACGTCGTCGGCCAGACACTCTGCAGCTGTGGCAGGATCGAGAGAGGAGGCAACAGCAAAAGGAGAGGTATGATAAACAGACATGGGTGAGATTGGTTCAGATGGGGAGCATTGGGATGATATTGGACTTAGTGTTTGTCCATGTTTGGTTGGTGAAGGAGTGGGAGTAGATTTATAAGAAGTTACTGCTCTGATGGTTCCTCCTTTCCCCACTATGTCAAAGGCTGTCTTTGATCTGTTCCTGATGTCTCCCACCTTGGCCCACTTCCCACTCTGTATGAATATTCTTCTAATGTGTGTCttccattttctgtctttttgGTCTCTTTGTAAAAGTTTCCTGAAACTGGCAAACAAGGGTAGTGGGGGAAGTGCTACCAACATAGCCTCCAACAAgtaagtcttttcttctcatctCCAGCATCCAATTACCCTTTGTCCCCTCCCAGTATATCCTCCCTTAGCTAACTATCTCCTTTTAGCAATTCCTCCAAGCGAAGTGGTCCCCAGCCTGGAGTTCCTGTACCCAGCTCTACTTCCCCAGACCTCCACATAGTCTGTCCAGGTGAGTTGGAGCCCCTAAGGAGGCTAGGAAAGGGCATCTCTTAGATGGTGGTGGGATCTTTAGGAGAACTATGGACAGTGGTGGGATGGAGTACTACTTTTAACTTTCTCAGGTTtcactttttcctccttttcctcctacaCCCTCCCTAGCCACAGGCCCTTCTCCCCAGCCACTTGGCCCCACCCAAAGACCAAACAGTTTCCTGTTCCGTTCATCTTCTCAGAGCAGCTCAGGTGAGTTGTAGTTGCAGATGAGCAGCTTTCTATGTCCCTCTGCTAGTGCCAGTGCCTGTCACTCCCCCAACCCCCTTACAAATTTCTACCATTTGGGATTTCATCTGACACTTGTGTATTCTCTAGTATCCCTGTTTCCTTTTTCAAGAGGTGTTTTGGATCCAGATAGCTGGATCTTAGTTGGTATTGAGGGAAAATGTGGCAAAGGGGTGTATGGTATAGAGGAGAAATTATTTTGTCAACTTTGTCTATAGCTTCCTCTCCAGGCCCATTTTCATCAGAACCTGTTCTGAGACCACGACAGTCCCCCCAGACAATTGAGAATAAGGAAGAGTTAATGGCTCAACTCCGACAGGTAGGGTTTCCTCAGCTTCATCACATTTATATTCTCAAGCACAGAAGAAATAGGTTTGTGTTCTCTTCAGGGACCCAGGAATCCTGTTCCAGACTCTTTTTCCTATCTAGATATGTAAGAAATCTGTTGCTTTTCCCagaaagaggatgaaaagaaAGATAGCTGGTGCTCTCATCTTTATGTCTCCTCAGGTCCTCGAATCTTGCCTACAGCAGCCCCTGCCTGAGGATTTAAGTGATACTCTGGCTAATGGAGTTATCCTATGTCAGTTAGTCAATCACCTCCGCCCACGATCTGTGCCCTTCATCCATGTTCCTTCACCTGCTGTGGTTAGTGTACAGAGTTTGATAGggtggaagaaagaggaagggtcATTTATTGCCTCTTATATTTCACCTCTAACTTCCTCGTCCCCATCTCAGCCAAAACTTAGTGCTCTCAAGGCTCGAAAGAATGTGGAGAGTTTCTTAGAGGCCTGCCGAAAGATGGGAGTCCCTGAGGTATGCTATAGCAGCTTATAAAGGTGGAGTGGGTGCATGCTGTGGAGGGAAGAGAGGTGCATGGGAGAGGGAGGGTGGGCATGTTATgcataaaggaaagggaagaggtcCTAGGCCTTACCAGAAGAATGTCAATATGGGAGAAGCTTAGCCTATGGGTTACTACCAATATAATATCCTCAGCATGTGAGGGAGATTTGGGAGGGGAAAGTTATGCTGCTGCTGATGTCTGTCTGTTCTGCTTCCCTGCCTTCCTGACCTACCACAGGCTGACCTGTGCCTGCCCTCAGACCTCCTCCAGGGTACCACACAGGGGCTACGTACCACGATGGAGGCTGTGAAgtgtggtggtggggagggcCCCCTCCCCCTTGGGCTCTCTCCCAGCCTGGGGGGCTTCGCCTTCTTCTACGTGGTCCTCATGTTCCTGCTCTATGTCACCTACGCTCGGCTCCTAGGCTCCTAGGACCTTGGAGCCTGAACGTCCCCCAACCTCATGTGCCTATTTATGACAATTCCTTCCCCCTATTGCCCACCCCCTCAGGAAGTCTCACTGTGGGGACTTGACTCAGTtacccctcttttctctctgaccAATGATGCCTTCTGCCCTCACCAAAGCTGTACCTCTTCCCTTTCCATAAACATATGACTTCAGAAGCCCCACATTACCTGGTCTCCCTCACAATGGACCCCCAGCCTCTGTACTCATTTCCATAGGCCCTCATTGTGGGTCTTCCACCTTTTTATTCTCTCTGGCCCTTGATTCTTCAGAGAgactccctcctctgtctctccctgcccTCCTTCCCCCTAGTCCTCCCTTgttaaattatctttattttgtagAGAGATCACTATATTTTTAGGGGATGATAGGGCCCTTGCCCAAGTTCTCCTTTGTTTATAAATTGTATAGAACTTGACTTCAGCCTCTGTGTGTGTTTGTTATGTGtattttgtttctgctttgtGTCACTCCTGCCATCTTCCTTCTTGGCCCCCTTTTCTACATAATAAAGAGGAAGTCTCCTGAGCTGTGTTGCCCCACTCCAAGGCCCTTTAATAGTACACTTTGAAGTGCCTCCCTCCAAATCTGCTTCAGAGCTTCCTTTCCTCAGAACCTGTTAGCTTAGAGTTCTAACCCAATCCAGCAATTGATAATTGAGCACTTTGCCAAGTACTTTTCCCATCTCATCCCTCTAAGGCTTCTCTCATCTTGCCAATCTGTGCAGTGTCTGTATGCAGGGCTGGATCCAGGTGACAGTGTTGGCTAGCTACAGAAAGTGAGAGGGCAGGATCTAAGGCCTTGTTTTCACTTTGGGGATCCCTGCCTATCTCCCTTCCATTCATCCTGTGTCCCTCATTTACTGACTAGGGTGGGGGAAGTAATCAAGACTGAGTGAAAAGTGGACCCTCATGCCATGCTGGGGTCTCCAGCTTGCCTCTCCAGGAAGGGGTGGGCTAGAGAAGTTAGTTCATGAAGACTAACCTAGgctccttcctcatttcccctcccccccccaggaGTCCCTGTGCCAGCCCCACCACATCTTAGAAGAGGAGGGAACCCCTGAAAAGGGCCTCCCCAACATCATCACTGCTGTCCATGCCTTGCTGGAGCAGGCAGGGTCACGTGGGCATCCTTAGGAGAGGGGATGGGGAGATACAAGACATCCAGGAACCCAGTGGCTACCCTTCTCCCTGCACCAGCAAAAATGGATGGATGTCTTTAGGTTACTGCCATCCACAAATTCAGTTTAAGGTGGGATGGGGCAGAGACCTCCAGTCCATATTCCTGCCGCTGGACTCTTAGGTGGGTGGGAAGACCTTGGCCTTGGCTGGTACTGTTTCCAGACTCTTCCTGGTGTAGGGGGCAGTGTTTCCTACTGAGATGCTGGGGCCAACGGAAGAGATGGTTAATGACTGGATTCTGGGGGGAGAGGCAAGGGAAGAGGGCTGTGATGGAAGCAAGAAGGTATCTGGACTAAATCTCTCCACATCTCAAGCTGTGTCAGGTCCCCCAATAAAGAATAGCCAGGAGCCTCCTTGGTTCACTTGGTTAGACTGCCTGGG
It includes:
- the LRCH4 gene encoding leucine-rich repeat and calponin homology domain-containing protein 4 isoform X1, with amino-acid sequence MAAAIVAPPAVGGEETAAAARVPGSTGLPGSRSAERALEEAVATGTLNLSNRRLKQFPRGTASGYDLSDITQADLSRNRFPEVPEAACQLMSLEGLSLYHNCLRCLNPALGNLTALTYLNLSRNQLLSLPPYICQLPLRVLIVSNNKLGALPPDIGALGSLRQLDVSSNELQSLPLQLGNLHSLRDLNVRRNQLSTLPDELGDLPLVRLDFSCNHVSRIPSSFRRLRHLQVILLDSNPLQSPPAQICLKGKLHIFKYLSSEAGERGVSGFGDLPPSHPSGFSPCPVEDLFPGRRYDGGLDSGFHSVDSGSKRWSGNELTDEFSELSFRISELTQEPRGPREQREDRNGDGDPEQIDFIDSSVPGEEEDRDAVEEQQPEEHKTSEIVERPPSARLVEPAGEERRRPDTLQLWQDRERRQQQKESFLKLANKGSGGSATNIASNNNSSKRSGPQPGVPVPSSTSPDLHIVCPATGPSPQPLGPTQRPNSFLFRSSSQSSSASSPGPFSSEPVLRPRQSPQTIENKEELMAQLRQVLESCLQQPLPEDLSDTLANGVILCQLVNHLRPRSVPFIHVPSPAVPKLSALKARKNVESFLEACRKMGVPEADLCLPSDLLQGTTQGLRTTMEAVKCGGGEGPLPLGLSPSLGGFAFFYVVLMFLLYVTYARLLGS
- the LRCH4 gene encoding leucine-rich repeat and calponin homology domain-containing protein 4 isoform X2, producing MSLEGLSLYHNCLRCLNPALGNLTALTYLNLSRNQLLSLPPYICQLPLRVLIVSNNKLGALPPDIGALGSLRQLDVSSNELQSLPLQLGNLHSLRDLNVRRNQLSTLPDELGDLPLVRLDFSCNHVSRIPSSFRRLRHLQVILLDSNPLQSPPAQICLKGKLHIFKYLSSEAGERGVSGFGDLPPSHPSGFSPCPVEDLFPGRRYDGGLDSGFHSVDSGSKRWSGNELTDEFSELSFRISELTQEPRGPREQREDRNGDGDPEQIDFIDSSVPGEEEDRDAVEEQQPEEHKTSEIVERPPSARLVEPAGEERRRPDTLQLWQDRERRQQQKESFLKLANKGSGGSATNIASNNNSSKRSGPQPGVPVPSSTSPDLHIVCPATGPSPQPLGPTQRPNSFLFRSSSQSSSASSPGPFSSEPVLRPRQSPQTIENKEELMAQLRQVLESCLQQPLPEDLSDTLANGVILCQLVNHLRPRSVPFIHVPSPAVPKLSALKARKNVESFLEACRKMGVPEADLCLPSDLLQGTTQGLRTTMEAVKCGGGEGPLPLGLSPSLGGFAFFYVVLMFLLYVTYARLLGS